One Luoshenia tenuis DNA window includes the following coding sequences:
- a CDS encoding lactate racemase domain-containing protein, protein MKQVMIEYGDGMMPIEVPDSATIVSPETHYVDPPEVDPRAATREALDHPLGMDPLYVQAKPGKKAVICFPDRVKGGSHDLAHRKICIPMIVEDLKKGGIRDEDITLVCAVGLHKKNSYEEMLGYLGQEIMDEFWPDRIVNHDAEDPENMIELGVDELGDTVNMNKQVYEADIAVMIGHVQCNPYGGYSGGYKMCVTGITGWRCIASHHVPSTMHRDDFLPVNTEHSYMRKQFDAIGRAMEKGMGKRFFCVDAVLGSRAQVLGVWAGAPDLVQEASWPLAQKRTDVFLENQEPFDIMIFGQPKTFHYGPGMGTNPILILQAIGSQVARHKEVFREQGVVICASLCDGWFNDEWFPSYRKLYEKLQTINDFGQVTQFAEEISTDPDDIAAYRAGTAYHPFHALSMVSMGGVALNHTSAIYLPGAKAGGYARGMGMRPTDTFKESLEKAIKMVGKDARILVQQKAFTAVSVHLKKK, encoded by the coding sequence ATGAAACAGGTTATGATCGAATACGGCGACGGAATGATGCCTATTGAGGTGCCGGACAGTGCGACTATCGTCAGCCCTGAAACGCACTATGTAGACCCGCCTGAGGTAGACCCGCGCGCAGCTACGCGCGAGGCGCTGGATCATCCCTTGGGGATGGATCCGCTTTACGTGCAGGCCAAGCCGGGCAAAAAGGCGGTCATCTGCTTCCCGGACCGGGTCAAGGGCGGCTCGCACGACCTGGCGCATCGCAAGATCTGTATCCCCATGATCGTGGAAGATCTGAAAAAGGGCGGCATCCGGGATGAGGATATTACCCTGGTGTGCGCGGTGGGGCTGCATAAAAAGAACAGCTATGAAGAGATGCTGGGCTATCTGGGTCAGGAGATTATGGATGAGTTTTGGCCGGACCGCATCGTCAACCACGATGCGGAGGACCCGGAGAATATGATCGAACTGGGCGTGGATGAGCTGGGCGATACCGTTAACATGAACAAGCAGGTGTATGAGGCGGATATCGCCGTTATGATTGGCCACGTGCAGTGCAACCCCTACGGCGGCTACAGCGGCGGGTATAAGATGTGCGTGACCGGCATTACCGGCTGGCGCTGCATTGCCAGCCACCACGTGCCCTCGACCATGCACCGGGATGACTTTTTGCCGGTCAATACCGAGCATAGCTATATGCGCAAGCAGTTTGACGCCATCGGCCGCGCGATGGAAAAGGGCATGGGCAAGCGGTTCTTCTGCGTAGATGCGGTGCTGGGCAGCCGCGCCCAGGTGCTGGGCGTATGGGCCGGCGCGCCGGATCTGGTACAGGAGGCCTCCTGGCCGCTGGCGCAAAAGCGTACGGATGTGTTCCTTGAGAATCAGGAGCCGTTTGATATCATGATCTTTGGGCAGCCCAAGACCTTCCACTATGGCCCGGGCATGGGCACCAACCCGATTTTGATCCTCCAGGCTATCGGCAGCCAGGTGGCGCGGCACAAAGAGGTGTTCCGCGAGCAGGGCGTGGTGATCTGCGCCTCTCTTTGCGATGGATGGTTTAACGATGAATGGTTCCCCTCCTACCGCAAGCTGTATGAGAAGCTGCAGACCATTAACGATTTTGGACAGGTAACCCAGTTTGCCGAGGAGATCTCTACCGACCCTGACGATATTGCGGCCTACCGGGCGGGGACGGCGTATCACCCGTTCCACGCGCTTTCCATGGTTTCCATGGGCGGGGTAGCGCTCAACCATACCTCGGCGATCTACCTGCCCGGCGCCAAGGCGGGCGGCTATGCGCGCGGCAT
- a CDS encoding triose-phosphate isomerase, with protein sequence MNRIFVNLKRFDVPRHLGGLCPMDRAPEWVQWIVEQSVSAGLGKLQELTLTYLLPESLIVPALEALKEYPDDQKAGITIGSQSVYRADVKNGGNFGAFTADRPAAAMRALGCEWSMVAHSEERKDKLQMLAAFEPKIDTCESCAARAAQTVDTLVGQEAARAIEQGMKVIFCIGETAAQRGEGSFEEQQPRIKAVLGQQLGALKGIGADEGNLVIGYEPVWAIGPGKTPPGPDYIAYVSDLIKKIGKEMLGIGDLPVVYGGGLKEENAGPISQIETIDGGLVALTRFSGEIGFYPDELAKIIAKYQGK encoded by the coding sequence ATGAACCGTATTTTTGTCAACCTCAAGCGGTTTGACGTGCCGCGTCACCTGGGCGGACTTTGCCCCATGGATCGCGCGCCGGAGTGGGTGCAGTGGATCGTGGAGCAATCGGTATCGGCGGGCCTGGGCAAGCTCCAGGAGCTGACGCTGACTTATCTTCTGCCCGAATCGCTGATCGTACCGGCGCTGGAGGCTTTGAAGGAGTATCCGGACGACCAGAAAGCGGGCATTACCATCGGCAGCCAGAGCGTGTACCGCGCCGATGTGAAGAACGGGGGCAATTTTGGCGCCTTTACGGCAGACCGGCCGGCTGCGGCGATGCGCGCGCTGGGGTGTGAGTGGAGCATGGTGGCTCACTCGGAAGAGCGCAAAGACAAGCTGCAGATGCTTGCCGCTTTTGAACCCAAGATTGATACCTGCGAAAGCTGCGCGGCCCGCGCGGCGCAGACGGTGGATACGCTGGTAGGGCAGGAAGCGGCCCGCGCCATCGAGCAGGGGATGAAGGTGATCTTCTGCATCGGCGAGACGGCGGCCCAACGGGGCGAGGGCAGCTTTGAAGAACAGCAGCCGCGCATCAAAGCCGTGCTGGGGCAGCAGCTTGGCGCCCTTAAGGGCATCGGCGCGGACGAGGGGAACCTGGTGATCGGCTATGAGCCGGTGTGGGCCATCGGCCCGGGCAAGACCCCGCCGGGACCGGATTATATCGCTTATGTATCCGACCTGATCAAAAAAATCGGTAAAGAGATGTTGGGTATTGGGGATCTGCCGGTAGTGTATGGCGGCGGCTTGAAAGAGGAAAATGCCGGCCCCATCTCCCAGATCGAAACCATTGACGGTGGGCTGGTGGCGTTGACCCGCTTTAGCGGGGAGATCGGCTTTTATCCGGACGAACTGGCGAAGATCATCGCCAAATATCAAGGAAAGTAA